The following proteins are encoded in a genomic region of Arcobacter cloacae:
- a CDS encoding fumarate reductase flavoprotein subunit, producing MKINYCDALVIGGGLAGLRAAVAAQKKGLSTTVLSLVPVKRSHSAAAQGGMQASLGNSKMSDGDNEDLHFADTVKGSDWGCDQVVARMFVHTAPKAIRELASWGVPWSRVKAGTREAVINAKKTTITEDEDRHGLITSRDFGGTKKWRTCYTADATGHTMLFGVANEALKHNVDIRDRKEALSIIHEGGRCFGAVVRDLITGELEAYVAKGTCIATGGYGRVFKQTTNAVICEGTGAAIALETGIATLGNMEAVQFHPTPIVPSGILLTEGCRGDGGILRDVDGHRFMPDYEPEKKELASRDVVSRRMIEHIRNGKGVPSPYGYHVWLDISILGREHIERNLRDVQEICMIFNGIDPADEGKKGWAPVLPMQHYSMGGIRTKPTGESQNLNGLFACGEAACWDMHGFNRLGGNSVSETVVAGMIIGNYFADYCLATDVTIPTSTVQKFLDKQDAYLNEILAYNGNEDIFKIKNRMQNLMDEKVGIFRDGVNLKAAVDELEDLLKKTKQITVKSKERAGNPELEEAYRVPRMLKIALCVAKGALERTESRGAHYREDFLKRDDANWLNRTLTSWPDENQTIPTVTYEPLDIMTMELPPAFRGYGAKGMIIEHPDSEKRQAVVDEVTEKMQAEGKDRHEIQHALMPFDLPMNYREKNERAGDL from the coding sequence ATGAAAATTAATTACTGTGATGCATTAGTTATTGGTGGAGGATTAGCAGGTCTAAGAGCTGCTGTTGCTGCACAAAAAAAAGGTTTAAGTACTACTGTTTTATCTTTAGTTCCAGTTAAAAGATCACACTCAGCAGCAGCTCAAGGTGGTATGCAAGCATCTTTAGGTAACTCTAAAATGTCTGATGGAGATAATGAGGATTTACACTTTGCTGATACTGTAAAAGGTTCTGACTGGGGATGTGACCAAGTTGTTGCAAGAATGTTCGTACACACAGCTCCAAAAGCAATTAGAGAGTTAGCATCTTGGGGGGTTCCTTGGTCTAGAGTAAAAGCTGGTACTAGAGAAGCTGTTATTAATGCTAAAAAAACAACTATTACAGAAGATGAAGATAGACATGGATTAATTACATCAAGAGATTTTGGTGGAACTAAAAAATGGAGAACTTGTTATACAGCTGATGCAACTGGACATACTATGTTATTTGGTGTTGCTAATGAAGCTTTAAAACACAATGTAGACATTAGAGATAGAAAAGAAGCATTATCTATTATTCATGAAGGTGGAAGATGTTTTGGTGCAGTTGTAAGAGATTTAATTACAGGTGAATTAGAAGCTTACGTTGCAAAAGGAACATGTATTGCAACAGGTGGATATGGAAGAGTATTTAAACAAACTACAAATGCTGTAATTTGTGAAGGTACAGGTGCTGCTATTGCACTTGAGACTGGAATTGCAACTTTAGGAAATATGGAAGCTGTTCAGTTCCACCCAACACCAATCGTACCATCAGGTATTTTATTAACTGAAGGTTGTAGAGGAGATGGAGGAATCTTAAGAGACGTTGATGGTCACAGATTTATGCCAGATTACGAGCCAGAGAAAAAAGAACTTGCTTCAAGAGACGTTGTATCAAGAAGAATGATTGAACATATTAGAAATGGTAAAGGTGTTCCTTCTCCTTATGGATACCACGTATGGTTAGATATTTCTATTTTAGGTAGAGAACATATTGAAAGAAACTTAAGAGATGTACAAGAAATTTGTATGATTTTCAACGGTATCGATCCAGCTGATGAAGGTAAAAAAGGATGGGCGCCAGTTCTTCCAATGCAACACTACTCAATGGGTGGAATTAGAACTAAACCAACTGGTGAATCACAAAATTTAAATGGTTTATTCGCTTGTGGTGAGGCTGCTTGTTGGGATATGCATGGATTTAACAGACTTGGAGGAAACTCTGTTTCTGAAACTGTTGTTGCAGGTATGATTATTGGTAACTATTTTGCTGATTATTGTTTAGCAACTGATGTAACAATTCCAACTTCAACTGTTCAAAAATTCCTAGATAAACAAGATGCTTATTTAAATGAGATCTTAGCTTATAATGGAAATGAAGATATCTTCAAGATTAAAAATAGAATGCAAAATTTAATGGATGAAAAAGTTGGTATCTTTAGAGATGGTGTAAACTTAAAAGCAGCTGTTGATGAGTTAGAAGATTTATTGAAAAAAACAAAACAAATCACTGTTAAATCTAAAGAAAGAGCTGGAAATCCAGAACTTGAAGAAGCATATAGAGTTCCAAGAATGTTAAAAATTGCTCTTTGTGTTGCTAAAGGTGCACTTGAAAGAACTGAATCAAGAGGAGCTCATTATAGAGAAGACTTCTTAAAAAGAGATGATGCAAACTGGTTAAATAGAACATTAACTTCATGGCCAGATGAAAACCAAACTATTCCAACTGTAACTTATGAGCCATTAGATATTATGACTATGGAGTTACCTCCTGCATTTAGAGGATATGGAGCAAAAGGTATGATTATTGAGCATCCAGATTCAGAAAAAAGACAAGCTGTTGTTGATGAAGTAACAGAAAAAATGCAAGCAGAAGGTAAAGATAGACATGAAATTCAACATGCATTAATGCCATTTGATTTACCAATGAACTATAGAGAGAAAAACGAAAGAGCAGGAGATTTATAA
- a CDS encoding fumarate reductase cytochrome b subunit, with protein sequence MSDLIEGYLGKTVEGKKSRLPAKLDYMQSFTGGFLALFMWAHMLLVASILVSKDFMYTVTKLLEGSFIFEGGNPILVTIAAAVIFVVFIVHAALGMRKLPGNFKQYQVMKAHAKSMNHDDTKLWFIQAFTGFAMFFLGSVHLYIIMTNSADIGPYESADRIWSEWMWPLYILLLLAVEFHGTIGLYRLCVKWGWFDGENPKATRIALKKVKWALTVFFLVLGFASLAAYMKIGMENAKNGTVGQKYTPTAKVMEFNITNKSVGGIA encoded by the coding sequence ATGAGTGACCTAATAGAAGGTTATTTGGGGAAAACAGTTGAAGGAAAGAAAAGTAGATTACCTGCAAAACTTGACTATATGCAAAGTTTTACTGGTGGTTTCTTAGCTTTATTTATGTGGGCACATATGTTGTTGGTAGCATCAATATTAGTATCGAAAGATTTTATGTACACTGTAACAAAACTTTTAGAAGGAAGTTTTATTTTTGAAGGTGGAAATCCTATCTTAGTTACAATCGCTGCTGCTGTAATTTTCGTAGTTTTTATAGTTCATGCTGCACTTGGTATGAGAAAATTACCTGGTAATTTTAAACAGTATCAAGTAATGAAAGCTCATGCAAAAAGTATGAATCATGATGATACAAAACTTTGGTTTATCCAAGCATTTACAGGTTTTGCTATGTTCTTCTTGGGTTCTGTTCACTTATATATTATTATGACTAATTCAGCTGATATTGGTCCTTACGAAAGTGCTGATAGAATCTGGTCTGAGTGGATGTGGCCTTTATATATTCTTTTATTATTAGCAGTTGAATTCCATGGAACAATTGGTTTATATAGATTATGTGTTAAATGGGGATGGTTTGACGGTGAAAACCCTAAAGCAACAAGAATAGCACTTAAAAAAGTTAAATGGGCTTTAACAGTATTCTTCTTAGTATTAGGTTTTGCTTCATTAGCAGCTTACATGAAAATCGGTATGGAAAATGCTAAAAATGGAACGGTTGGTCAAAAATATACTCCAACTGCAAAAGTAATGGAATTTAATATTACAAATAAAAGTGTTGGGGGAATTGCATAA